Proteins found in one Arachis stenosperma cultivar V10309 chromosome 8, arast.V10309.gnm1.PFL2, whole genome shotgun sequence genomic segment:
- the LOC130943784 gene encoding putative disease resistance protein At4g11170, whose protein sequence is MASSSSLSVASESKYDIFLSFRGVDTRRGFLSHLIKALNQKQIEIYVDYKLREGTQISHSLLTAIEESEISLIIFSQDYASSKWCLDELVKIMKCRKEKGQTALPIFYDVDPSCVQHQRGSYVDVLSGHRKTSSAAQLLMWKEALNEAANLSGLHSSNFGSDAALIDEIVKRVLQRLNEKCQGDLQGLVGMYEPITELESLLCKE, encoded by the exons ATGGCTTCGTCGTCTTCTCTGTCCGTTGCTTCTGAAAGCAAATATGATATCTTCCTTAGCTTCAGAGGCGTAGATACCAGACGTGGTTTTCTCAGCCATCTGATTAAGGCTTTAAACCAAAAACAGATTGAGATCTATGTAGACTATAAGCTCAGAGAAGGAACCCAAATATCACACTCACTCCTTACAGCCATTGAAGAATCAGAGATTTCCTTGATTATATTCTCCCAAGATTATGCTTCATCCAAGTGGTGCTTGGATGAACTCGTTAAAATAATGAAGTGCAGGAAAGAGAAAGGTCAAACAGCACTACCTATATTTTATGATGTAGATCCATCTTGTGTGCAACATCAAAGGGGAAGTTATGTCGATGTACTTTCCGGCCATCGGAAAACGTCATCGGCGGCGCAGTTGCTAATGTGGAAAGAAGCTCTCAACGAGGCTGCCAATTTGTCTGGACTGCATTCATCCAACTTTGG GAGTGATGCTGCTCTTATTGACGAAATTGTCAAACGCGTGTTACAAAGGTTGAATGAAAAGTGCCAAGGAGATTTACAAGGACTTGTCGGAATGTATGAACCAATTACAGAGCTAGAATCATTATTGTGCAAGGAATGA
- the LOC130943782 gene encoding disease resistance protein RPV1-like, giving the protein MAAHASSEIIKYDVFLSFRGTDTRRGFLSHLHKALEDKHIKTYVDYMLREGTEISHSLLAAIEQSEIALIIFSQDYASSKWCLEELAKIMECREKNGQIVIPIFHNVDPSWVRHQKEIYHHALANHEVRFADRVQIWRDALKEAANLSGFHSPSSSFRDDADLVGEIVKRVLQRLNQSPQGDLQGLVGIHGPIEKLVSLCTESEAVTVGLWGMGGVGKTTLATAVFNRLCDGFEGFCFLNNVRERAEKYGIDHLKKELLSKLLKEEDASPFVTPGGITNFAKKRLSRTKVLVVLDDVNDSDQMEDLCGGHTWFGASSRIIVTTRDKHVLVKADADHIHEVETLNSDDSLRLFSLNAFKQNCTIEAEQVELSKRVLNYCKGLPLALKILGSFLKGKTQREWESELLKLEKMPDEKIQSILRLSYNELDRNDRNIFLHLACFFYTNTEEELIQSVLDSCGYATTIGLTNLHNKALISVSNGYVSMHDLIREMGREIVREESLNDPGKRSRLWDPQDICKVLKDNKGTDAIESIELNMSEIDRMSLHPETFERMAGLKLVRFHAADSKNKLYAPEGIRSMSNELRYFHWDEFPLKSLPPSLSVERIVEIIMPNSGLQTLWEGEQTLVNLRKVDLDGSSSLMELPDLSKASNLREVSISGCKSLCQVPPSAICSQKLKYLNVSNCESLESIAELPASVVCVIARDCRSLHTVSVSALDSVAEEAIQQQQFEDITFNFSNCYKLEENAKKSIMEHAYGRLKRPLAAAPTCATTAWLDKEDKHPYRYLSGKQHNHPKLNVLSGADPGWFRYINPQNGAVTLDVAPGDSLLGFIFWVVFPAYYGSYQVSATSVSYTYCVEVRNGPSFSYDGHWMPDEDIWLNDYYFWYDGQCCIDMIKVMEENTNTNNNNIQLKVSFKFLYNRLILSQPIEEDDDKEVEYWGVHPIYASDVRGGMSMESVNDVNLNMNVPSIEEGNGGSIDDSDEDDEGSERGGVSESVALMHGGRTDL; this is encoded by the exons ATGGCTGCGCATGCTTCTTCTGAGATTATTAAGTATGATGTCTTCCTCAGCTTCAGAGGCACAGACACTCGCCGTGGTTTTCTCAGCCATCTGCACAAGGCTTTAGAGGACAAGCACATCAAGACATACGTGGATTACATGCTCAGAGAAGGAACTGAAATATCACACTCACTACTTGCAGCCATTGAACAATCAGAAATTGCTTTGATCATATTCTCCCAGGATTATGCTTCTTCCAAATGGTGTTTGGAAGAACTAGCCAAAATAATGGAATGCAGGGAAAAAAATGGTCAAATTGTAATACCTATTTTCCATAATGTAGACCCATCATGGGTGCGCCACCAAAAGGAAATTTATCACCACGCCCTTGCTAATCATGAGGTGAGGTTTGCAGACAGGGTGCAAATCTGGAGAGATGCTCTCAAGGAAGCTGCCAATTTGTCTGGATTCCATTCACCGTCATCAAGCTTCAG GGATGATGCTGACCTTGTTGGTGAAATTGTCAAACGTGTCTTACAAAGGTTAAACCAATCACCCCAAGGTGATTTGCAGGGTCTTGTTGGAATTCATGGACCAATTGAAAAGCTAGTATCTTTGTGCACGGAATCTGAAGCTGTTACTGTTGGCCTTTGGGGCATGGGCGGTGTTGGTAAGACAACTCTTGCGACTGCAGTTTTCAATAGATTGTGTGATGGATTTGAAGGATTTTGCTTTTTGAACAATGTAAGAGAAAGAGCTGAGAAATATGGTatagatcatttgaagaaagaaCTTCTTTCCAAGCTGCTAAAGGAAGAAGATGCAAGTCCCTTTGTCACGCCCGGTGGGATAACTAATTTTGCCAAGAAAAGACTTAGTCGAACAAaggttcttgttgttcttgatGATGTCAATGATTCAGACCAAATGGAAGATTTATGTGGAGGACACACATGGTTTGGGGCAAGTAGCAGAATCATAGTGACAACAAGAGACAAGCATGTGCTTGTTAAGGCGGATGCTGATCATATACATGAAGTTGAGACATTGAATTCTGATGATTCTCTTCGGCTTTTCAGCCTGAATGCCTTCAAGCAAAACTGCACTATAGAAGCAGAACAAGTTGAGTTGTCCAAAAGAGTGCTTAACTATTGCAAAGGCCTCCCTTTAGCATTGAAAATCTTGGGTTCCTTTCTTAAAGGAAAAACTCAACGAGAGTGGGAAAGTGAACTGCTCAAACTTGAAAAGATGCCTGATGAAAAAATCCAAAGTATATTGCGATTGAGTTATAATGAACTGGATCGTAATGATCGGAACATCTTTTTGCATCTTGCATGTTTCTTTTATACAAATACAGAAGAAGAGCTGATACAATCTGTTCTTGATTCCTGCGGATACGCAACAACTATCGGGTTGACAAATCTTCATAATAAAGCTCTTATTTCCGTTTCAAATGGTTATGTGTCCATGCATGACTTAATTCGAGAAATGGGCCGTGAAATTGTTCGCGAAGAATCTCTAAATGATCCAGGAAAACGCAGTAGACTGTGGGATCCTCAGGATATCTGTAAAGTATTGAAAGACAATAAG GGAACGGATGCTATTGAAAGTATCGAATTAAACATGTCGGAAATTGACCGGATGAGCTTGCACCCTGAGACATTTGAAAGAATGGCTGGACTGAAGCTTGTTAGATTTCATGCAGCCGATTCCAAAAACAAGTTGTATGCTCCAGAGGGTATTAGATCTATGTCGAACGAGTTAAGGTATTTTCATTGGGATGAGTTTCCTTTGAAATCTTTGCCGCCTTCTTTAAGTGTTGAGAGAATTGTTGAAATCATAATGCCCAACAGTGGATTGCAAACGCTTTGGGAAGGTGAACAG ACTCTTGTAAATCTAAGGAAAGTGGATCTAGATGGTTCGTCAAGCCTAATGGAGCTCCCAGATTTATCAAAAGCTTCAAATCTTAGAGAAGTGAGTATCTCTGGTTGCAAGAGTCTGTGTCAAGTTCCTCCATCTGCTATATGTTCCCAGAAGCTGAAATACCTGAACGTGAGCAACTGTGAGAGTCTTGAGTCCATAGCAGAGCTTCCAGCATCGGTTGTGTGCGTAATTGCTCGCGACTGCCGCTCCTTACACACTGTATCTGTATCTGCTTTGGATTCTGTGGCTGAAGAGGCAATCCAGCAGCAGCAATTTGAGGATataaccttcaatttcagcaaTTGCTACAAATTGGAAGAGAATGCAAAAAAGAGCATTATGGAACATGCCTATGGAAGACTAAAGCGACCACTAGCAGCAGCACCGACATGTGCTACAACAGCATGGCTGGATAAGGAGGATAAGCACCCGTATCGTTATCTGTCAGGCAAGCAGCACAATCATCCCAAGTTAAATGTGTTGTCAGGTGCAGACCCGGGATGGTTCAGATATATAAACCCACAGAACGGGGCCGTCACTCTTGATGTTGCCCCAGGTGATAGCTTGTTGGGTTTCATCTTTTGGGTCGTTTTTCCTGCATACTATGGGAGTTACCAAGTGAGCGCCACTTCAGTGTCATATACGTATTGCGTTGAAGTGAGGAATGGCCCAAGTTTCAGTTATGATGGGCATTGGATGCCAGATGAGGATATATGGCTTAACGATTACTATTTTTGGTACGACGGGCAATGCTGCATTGACATGATCAAGGTAATGGAAGAAAACACCaacactaataataataatattcaacTCAAGGTTTCATTCAAGTTCTTGTACAATCGTCTTATTTTGAGTCAGCCTATTGAGGAAGATGATGACAAAGAAGTAGAATATTGGGGTGTGCACCCAATATATGCCTCAGATGTTCGTGGTGGCATGAGCATGGAGTCGGTAAATGATGTAAATCTTAATATGAATGTACCGTCTATTGAGGAAGGTAATGGTGGTTCCATAGATGACTCAGATGAAGACGACGAAGGTAGTGAAAGAGGTGGTGTTTCGGAGTCGGTTGCACTCATGCATGGTGGCAGGACGGATCTATAG
- the LOC130943783 gene encoding disease resistance protein RML1B-like isoform X1 yields MGREVVREESPNDPGKRSRLWDSTDIYKVLKYDTGTETIESITLDMSKIDMLSLHPQIFARMYKLKFLNVHSWDGEHRLCAPHGIESLSDELRFFQWEDYPSKSLPLSFCAENLVEIIMPSSQLEKLWEGVQNLVNLKLVDLNYSSHLVELPDFSKAPNLEEVNVSNCKSLQQVPQSVLSSQKLGYLFLNDCNELRSFQHNIHHQSLKTLSFHSCIGLREFSLTQLNHGTDKLVLSAPLERLKLDYCSNLSLLPDNISMLSSLKDLSMCHSSVRSLPESIKHLSRLKYLNLSNCEKLQSIPELPLSILVLIAVNCTSLHTVFMAEPIKEENFGYKTFAFTNCVKLEQATIQAIMANAYVRIQQAANAWLPTAQRNEYYYANFDNNYELRVHVCLPGSQVPGWFSYRTTETCMTVELVLLASSISMFRGFIFCAVLPPREEKGLGSESLKCSYFIETSDGPSVRDQSSWVIYDRAVDKESDNVYMWYDRQCCIDMMRRTKQDKVSDEDNVHKYKVLFDFHYSLNSTGIKECGVHPIYVSDTKSKRRPEITQVDENQGDLELEEPLSSTNRNFKMEYFSSRELSATQLSSKDDQEQNGKITPFQFMYRRRVKKKIKE; encoded by the exons ATGGGACGTGAAGTAGTTCGTGAAGAGTCTCCCAATGATCCAGGAAAGCGCAGTAGATTATGGGATTCTACTGATATCTATAAAGTATTGAAATATGACACG GGAACTGAAACTATTGAAAGCATAACATTAGACATGTCAAAAATTGACATGCTAAGCTTGCATCCTCAGATATTTGCAAGAATGTACAAGCTCAAGTTTTTAAATGTTCATTCATGGGATGGTGAGCATAGGCTCTGTGCTCCTCATGGTATTGAATCCTTGTCAGATGAGCTGAGATTTTTTCAATGGGAAGACTACCCTTCGAAATCTTTACCATTGTCTTTTTGTGCGGAAAATCTTGTGGAAATTATAATGCCGTCTAGTCAGTTGGAGAAGCTTTGGGAAGGTGTCCAG AATCTTGTAAATCTGAAGCTAGTAGATCTTAATTATTCATCACACCTAGTCGAGCTCCCAGATTTCTCCAAGGCCCCAAATCTTGAAGAAGTAAATGTTTCCAACTGCAAGAGTCTGCAGCAAGTTCCCCAATCTGTTTTGTCTTCTCAAAAGCTGGGTTATCTCTTTCTAAATGATTGTAATGAACTAAGAAGTTTCCAGCACAACATTCATCATCAATCTCTTAAGACACTCTCCTTCCATAGCTGCATTGGTCTCAGAGAGTTCTCGTTGACACAGCTTAACCACGGCACAGACAAATTGGTGTTATCAGCTCCGCTTGAACGGCTAAAACTGGATTACTGTTCCAACCTTTCTCTGCTGCCAGACAATATAAGCATGCTTTCATCATTGAAGGACTTATCAATGTGTCACAGCAGTGTGAGAAGCTTGCCCGAAAGCATTAAGCATCTGTCACGGCTGAAATACCTCAACTTGAGTAATTGCGAGAAGCTTCAATCAATACCAGAGCTTCCATTGTCCATTTTGGTGTTAATTGCTGTTAACTGCACATCATTACATACTGTTTTCATGGCTGAACCAATCAAAGAAGAGAATTTCGGATATAAAACATTTGCATTTACCAATTGTGTTAAGTTGGAGCAGGCTACAATCCAGGCCATTATGGCAAACGCCTATGTCAGAATACAGCAAGCAGCAAACGCATGGCTACCAACAGCACAGAGGAATGAGTACTATTATGCAAACTTTGATAATAATTATGAACTCAGGGTTCATGTTTGCTTACCAGGAAGCCAAGTTCCAGGATGGTTCAGCTATAGAACAACCGAAACTTGCATGACTGTTGAACTTGTCCTACTTGCTTCTAGTATCAGTATGTTCCGAGGTTTCATCTTCTGTGCTGTTCTTCCTCCTAGAGAGGAAAAAGGCTTAGGCTCGGAAAGTTTGAAATGTTCTTACTTCATTGAAACGAGTGATGGTCCAAGCGTGCGTGATCAGAGTTCGTGGGTGATATATGACCGTGCAGTTGATAAGGAATCTGACAATGTGTATATGTGGTATGATAGGCAATGCTGCATTGATATGATGAGGAGAACGAAACAAGACAAAGTAAGTGATGAAGATAATGTTCATAAGTACAAGGTATTATTTGATTTCCATTACTCCCTTAATTCCACAGGAATAAAAGAGTGTGGTGTCCATCCAATATATGTCTCGGATACTAAATCCAAGAGAAGACCAGAGATAACTCAAGTTGATGAGAACCAAGGTGATCTAGAGCTGGAAGAACCACTTTCTTCCACAAATAGGAACTTTAAAATGGAATACTTTTCTTCAAGGGAGCTTTCTGCTACACAGCTCAGCAGCAAGGATGATCAAGAGCAGAATGGGAAAATTACTCCTTTTCAATTCATGTATAGGAGGAGagtgaagaagaaaataaaggaatga
- the LOC130945622 gene encoding disease resistance protein Roq1-like, with protein MGGIGKTTLASVVFNRVCHEFEGLCFLDNVREKVQKYGINHLKKELVSKLLDIKDVEKDVVSFIMPIGITDFAKRRLRRRKVLLVLDDVSDSKQLEDLCGGHDWFGLTSRIMVTTRDKHVLNRADHIHEVKALNQDESLELFKLNAMKQNYMDTEQVELSMRVLNYAKGIPLALKVMGFFLCGKNSFRRAGHISS; from the exons ATGGGTGGTATTGGAAAGACAACTCTTGCTAGTGTTGTTTTCAATAGGGTATGTCATGAATTTGAAGGACTCTGCTTTTTAGACAATGTAAGAGaaaaagtccagaaatatggcATAAATCATTTGAAGAAAGAACTTGTATCTAAGCTGCTGGACATTAAAGATGTAGAAAAAGATGTAGTCTCTTTCATCATGCCTATTGGGATAACTGATTTTGCCAAGAGAAGACTCCGTCGCAGAAAAGTTCTTCTTGTTCTTGATGATGTGAGTGATTCTAAGCAACTGGAAGATTTATGTGGAGGACATGATTGGTTTGGGCTAACTAGTAGAATCATGGTGACAACTAGAGATAAACATGTGCTGAATAGAGCCGATCATATTCATGAGGTTAAGGCATTAAATCAGGATGAGTCTCTTGAGCTTTTTAAGTTGAATGCCATGAAACAAAACTACATGGACACAGAGCAAGTTGAGCTATCCATGAGGGTTCTTAACTATGCGAAAGGAATTCCATTAGCCTTAAAAGTTATGGGTTTCTTTCTCTGTGGAAAAA ACAGTTTCAGAAGAGCAGGtcacatttcttcttga
- the LOC130943783 gene encoding disease resistance protein RML1B-like isoform X2 — protein MGREVVREESPNDPGKRSRLWDSTDIYKVLKYDTGTETIESITLDMSKIDMLSLHPQIFARMYKLKFLNVHSWDGEHRLCAPHGIESLSDELRFFQWEDYPSKSLPLSFCAENLVEIIMPSSQLEKLWEGVQNLVNLKLVDLNYSSHLVELPDFSKAPNLEEVNVSNCKSLQQVPQSVLSSQKLGYLFLNDCNELRSFQHNIHHQSLKTLSFHSCIGLREFSLTQLNHGTDKLVLSAPLERLKLDYCSNLSLLPDNISMLSSLKDLSMCHSSVRSLPESIKHLSRLKYLNLSNCEKLQSIPELPLSILVLIAVNCTSLHTVFMAEPIKEENFGYKTFAFTNCVKLEQATIQAIMANAYVRIQQAANAWLPTAQRNEYYYANFDNNYELRVHVCLPGSQVPGWFSYRTTETCMTVELVLLASSISMFRGFIFCAVLPPREEKGLGSESLKCSYFIETSDGPSVRDQSSWVIYDRAVDKESDNVYMWYDRQCCIDMMRRTKQDKE, from the exons ATGGGACGTGAAGTAGTTCGTGAAGAGTCTCCCAATGATCCAGGAAAGCGCAGTAGATTATGGGATTCTACTGATATCTATAAAGTATTGAAATATGACACG GGAACTGAAACTATTGAAAGCATAACATTAGACATGTCAAAAATTGACATGCTAAGCTTGCATCCTCAGATATTTGCAAGAATGTACAAGCTCAAGTTTTTAAATGTTCATTCATGGGATGGTGAGCATAGGCTCTGTGCTCCTCATGGTATTGAATCCTTGTCAGATGAGCTGAGATTTTTTCAATGGGAAGACTACCCTTCGAAATCTTTACCATTGTCTTTTTGTGCGGAAAATCTTGTGGAAATTATAATGCCGTCTAGTCAGTTGGAGAAGCTTTGGGAAGGTGTCCAG AATCTTGTAAATCTGAAGCTAGTAGATCTTAATTATTCATCACACCTAGTCGAGCTCCCAGATTTCTCCAAGGCCCCAAATCTTGAAGAAGTAAATGTTTCCAACTGCAAGAGTCTGCAGCAAGTTCCCCAATCTGTTTTGTCTTCTCAAAAGCTGGGTTATCTCTTTCTAAATGATTGTAATGAACTAAGAAGTTTCCAGCACAACATTCATCATCAATCTCTTAAGACACTCTCCTTCCATAGCTGCATTGGTCTCAGAGAGTTCTCGTTGACACAGCTTAACCACGGCACAGACAAATTGGTGTTATCAGCTCCGCTTGAACGGCTAAAACTGGATTACTGTTCCAACCTTTCTCTGCTGCCAGACAATATAAGCATGCTTTCATCATTGAAGGACTTATCAATGTGTCACAGCAGTGTGAGAAGCTTGCCCGAAAGCATTAAGCATCTGTCACGGCTGAAATACCTCAACTTGAGTAATTGCGAGAAGCTTCAATCAATACCAGAGCTTCCATTGTCCATTTTGGTGTTAATTGCTGTTAACTGCACATCATTACATACTGTTTTCATGGCTGAACCAATCAAAGAAGAGAATTTCGGATATAAAACATTTGCATTTACCAATTGTGTTAAGTTGGAGCAGGCTACAATCCAGGCCATTATGGCAAACGCCTATGTCAGAATACAGCAAGCAGCAAACGCATGGCTACCAACAGCACAGAGGAATGAGTACTATTATGCAAACTTTGATAATAATTATGAACTCAGGGTTCATGTTTGCTTACCAGGAAGCCAAGTTCCAGGATGGTTCAGCTATAGAACAACCGAAACTTGCATGACTGTTGAACTTGTCCTACTTGCTTCTAGTATCAGTATGTTCCGAGGTTTCATCTTCTGTGCTGTTCTTCCTCCTAGAGAGGAAAAAGGCTTAGGCTCGGAAAGTTTGAAATGTTCTTACTTCATTGAAACGAGTGATGGTCCAAGCGTGCGTGATCAGAGTTCGTGGGTGATATATGACCGTGCAGTTGATAAGGAATCTGACAATGTGTATATGTGGTATGATAGGCAATGCTGCATTGATATGATGAGGAGAACGAAACAAGACAAA GAATAA